The Persephonella sp. IF05-L8 genome contains a region encoding:
- a CDS encoding SGNH/GDSL hydrolase family protein — MNIKIINFVLISSFVFFMISCAQKSSNTKSDMKTKETFISPKTEKIKPKIESKSQKTVKPRTVSYRPKKLSILFVGDSMIEAIKKPSQEICIQKGFECAYAFKRGLRTEKWVEDELYKGNLMFFLLTKKPDIVVISTGTNDIYNKESNEKIYIELIHLINFIKEVSRHYNKPPKIVLVAPPIPNDNNLNEYLVKKFSSKNIELILSKYYDFSLWDGVHPDRKSSKTWAQIILRKAVPTVDAK; from the coding sequence ATGAATATAAAAATTATAAATTTTGTACTTATTTCCTCATTTGTTTTTTTTATGATTTCCTGTGCACAAAAGAGTTCTAATACTAAATCAGATATGAAAACAAAAGAAACTTTTATTTCTCCTAAAACTGAAAAAATAAAACCTAAGATAGAAAGCAAATCTCAAAAAACTGTAAAGCCCAGAACGGTTTCCTATAGACCTAAAAAGCTAAGTATTCTTTTTGTTGGAGATAGTATGATTGAGGCTATAAAGAAGCCTTCTCAAGAAATCTGTATTCAAAAAGGATTTGAATGTGCGTATGCATTTAAAAGAGGATTACGAACAGAAAAATGGGTTGAGGATGAACTTTACAAGGGAAATCTGATGTTTTTTCTGCTTACCAAAAAACCAGATATTGTTGTTATATCTACAGGAACCAATGATATATACAATAAGGAAAGTAATGAAAAAATTTATATAGAACTTATCCATCTTATAAACTTTATCAAAGAAGTATCACGCCATTATAATAAACCACCTAAAATTGTCCTTGTAGCACCACCTATACCCAATGACAATAATCTGAATGAGTATCTGGTAAAAAAGTTTTCCAGTAAAAATATTGAACTAATTTTATCTAAATATTATGATTTTTCCTTGTGGGATGGTGTTCACCCAGATAGAAAAAGCAGTAAAACCTGGGCACAAATAATACTGAGAAAAGCAGTTCCGACGGTAGATGCAAAATAA
- a CDS encoding PilZ domain-containing protein → MDERVNIVVDAFKTTIEHVNLIAVFIVILIFVLIAFFLFFWEKFEEFISQRYMKRLFFRNGEAYGLTRKELEILWEYSHKTHKDPFLVLEYKAPFEKVVQAYIEDNPDFDEKLIKNMRKKLGFDKLPPFIPLISTKDIDLFQTGNLIYHNRTFPVALYDKDEKYMYWYLIDQKPPFPFKEGDNVKIKFIREDDAVYLIDGNVQEIFEEDGKYIIKIPHTFKFLQIQRRRDFRVKKEIPLVLTVYDINGNKVKKELKTTDISIDGLGFCIPIREARNLKMNIGAEIHITLKFEDVQIPVEAVIKNIREAGKNICYGVEFRNLKGSDRNFIIKFVQAEQQKLLREYRRLKLFE, encoded by the coding sequence GTGGATGAAAGGGTAAATATTGTTGTTGACGCATTTAAAACAACAATAGAACATGTAAATCTTATAGCAGTTTTTATAGTAATTCTTATTTTCGTTTTAATTGCTTTTTTTCTGTTTTTCTGGGAGAAGTTTGAGGAATTTATCTCCCAGAGATATATGAAAAGACTATTTTTCAGAAATGGTGAAGCCTATGGTTTAACACGAAAAGAACTGGAAATTCTCTGGGAATACTCTCACAAAACCCATAAAGACCCTTTTCTGGTTCTTGAATATAAAGCCCCATTTGAAAAGGTGGTGCAGGCTTATATAGAAGACAATCCTGATTTTGATGAAAAACTTATAAAAAATATGAGAAAGAAGCTGGGATTTGATAAACTACCCCCATTTATACCCCTTATATCAACAAAAGATATAGACCTATTTCAGACAGGAAATCTTATTTACCACAATAGAACTTTTCCTGTAGCTCTTTATGATAAAGATGAAAAATATATGTACTGGTATTTAATAGACCAAAAACCCCCATTCCCTTTTAAAGAAGGAGATAATGTAAAGATAAAGTTCATAAGAGAGGATGATGCAGTCTATTTGATTGATGGTAATGTACAGGAAATTTTTGAGGAAGATGGAAAATACATAATAAAAATCCCCCATACATTTAAATTCCTCCAAATCCAACGTAGGAGAGATTTTAGAGTAAAAAAAGAAATTCCACTGGTATTAACTGTTTATGACATTAATGGAAATAAGGTAAAAAAAGAGCTCAAAACAACCGATATTAGTATTGACGGATTAGGCTTTTGTATTCCTATAAGAGAGGCCAGGAATTTAAAAATGAATATAGGAGCAGAAATTCATATAACACTTAAGTTTGAAGATGTACAAATACCTGTAGAAGCTGTTATAAAGAACATAAGAGAAGCAGGGAAAAACATCTGTTATGGAGTAGAATTTAGAAATCTTAAGGGAAGCGACAGGAATTTCATTATAAAGTTTGTTCAGGCAGAGCAACAGAAATTATTAAGAGAATACCGACGACTAAAATTATTTGAGTAG
- a CDS encoding lysophospholipid acyltransferase family protein, producing the protein MENFEYSKLGYKLWFLIRPIFRLIFRISVEGIENVPKEGGCILAANHRSNLDPFVLNTISPRPIFFMAKHELFKIPVLSWIIRKAGAIPVKRTTRDIGALKKAIELVNNGYCIGIFPEGTRAKPGQFRKPQSGVGLLVSKTSGGVVPVRIEGTDLVMPVGSSFPKIWKSPIKIKFGKPLKIDKDKEYMEIAEYIMEEIKKL; encoded by the coding sequence ATGGAAAACTTTGAATACTCTAAACTTGGATATAAACTCTGGTTTTTAATAAGGCCGATATTTAGGCTAATCTTTAGGATATCGGTAGAAGGGATAGAGAATGTTCCAAAGGAAGGTGGATGTATCCTTGCTGCAAACCACAGGAGTAATCTTGACCCTTTTGTTCTAAACACGATATCCCCAAGACCCATATTTTTTATGGCAAAACATGAATTATTCAAAATTCCTGTTTTAAGCTGGATTATCAGAAAAGCAGGAGCAATTCCTGTAAAAAGAACAACAAGGGATATAGGAGCTTTAAAGAAGGCTATAGAACTGGTTAATAATGGCTATTGCATTGGTATTTTTCCTGAAGGAACAAGGGCAAAACCAGGTCAGTTCAGAAAACCCCAGAGTGGTGTTGGACTTCTTGTATCCAAAACATCAGGAGGAGTTGTCCCTGTTAGAATAGAAGGAACAGACCTTGTCATGCCTGTGGGAAGCAGTTTTCCAAAAATATGGAAAAGCCCGATAAAAATAAAGTTTGGAAAACCATTGAAAATAGATAAAGATAAAGAATATATGGAAATCGCAGAGTATATAATGGAAGAAATTAAAAAGCTATAG
- a CDS encoding YebC/PmpR family DNA-binding transcriptional regulator, which translates to MAGHSKWHNIRHKKAKQDAKRGQLFTKLLREITVAARQGGGDPEFNPRLRIAIEKAKKANMPIENIERAIKRGTGELEGVNYEEVVYEGYGPEGVAIIVECLTDNRNRTTSEVRHLFTKHGGNLGASGCVSFLFEEKGIILVPKDSISEEELFEKAIEAGAEDLITDDENYYEVRTEPKDLYAVKEALEKEGITIEKAEITRIPTTTVEIKDPETAQKLLKLLDALEDSDDVQKVYSNFEMSDELINQVA; encoded by the coding sequence ATGGCTGGACATAGTAAATGGCACAATATAAGACACAAAAAAGCAAAACAGGACGCAAAAAGAGGACAGCTTTTTACAAAGCTTCTCAGGGAAATAACAGTTGCAGCAAGACAGGGTGGTGGTGACCCTGAATTTAATCCGAGGCTCAGGATTGCCATTGAAAAGGCTAAAAAAGCAAATATGCCTATTGAAAACATTGAAAGGGCAATCAAAAGAGGAACAGGTGAGTTAGAAGGTGTAAATTACGAAGAGGTTGTTTATGAAGGATACGGCCCTGAAGGTGTTGCTATTATAGTTGAATGTCTTACAGATAACAGAAACAGAACAACATCTGAAGTAAGACACCTGTTTACAAAGCACGGTGGAAACCTTGGTGCGTCTGGTTGTGTATCATTCCTGTTTGAAGAAAAAGGGATAATTCTCGTTCCTAAGGACAGTATTTCCGAGGAAGAACTGTTTGAGAAAGCAATAGAAGCAGGTGCAGAAGACCTTATAACCGATGATGAAAACTACTATGAAGTCAGAACCGAACCTAAAGACCTGTATGCTGTTAAGGAAGCCCTTGAGAAAGAAGGAATTACCATAGAAAAAGCAGAAATTACAAGAATTCCAACAACAACTGTTGAAATTAAAGACCCTGAGACAGCACAAAAGCTTCTTAAACTCCTTGATGCTCTTGAAGATAGCGATGATGTTCAAAAAGTTTACTCAAACTTTGAAATGTCAGATGAACTGATAAATCAGGTGGCATGA
- the rpmI gene encoding 50S ribosomal protein L35 yields MAKVKMKTNKTAAKRFKVTAKGKIKYWKGGVSHYNTKKTRKRKRQGRKAQYVPENLKDKVAALIPYQV; encoded by the coding sequence ATGGCTAAAGTTAAAATGAAAACTAACAAAACAGCTGCAAAAAGATTTAAAGTTACAGCTAAAGGCAAAATAAAGTATTGGAAAGGTGGAGTATCCCACTACAATACTAAGAAAACAAGAAAAAGAAAAAGACAGGGAAGAAAAGCACAATACGTTCCTGAAAATCTCAAGGACAAAGTCGCTGCTTTAATCCCTTATCAAGTGTAA
- the rplT gene encoding 50S ribosomal protein L20 yields MRVKGPSSKKHKKKILKLAKGYYGAKHRSYRRAKEQVLRSLQYEYRDRRLRKRDFRKLWITRINAAARLNGLSYSQFIHGLKLAGVDLNRKVLADIAVTDPEGFAKLAETAKSALASK; encoded by the coding sequence ATGAGAGTAAAAGGACCATCATCTAAAAAACATAAGAAAAAAATTCTTAAACTTGCAAAAGGTTATTACGGAGCAAAACACCGCTCTTACAGAAGAGCTAAGGAGCAGGTTTTAAGGTCTCTCCAGTACGAATATAGAGATAGAAGACTAAGAAAAAGAGATTTCAGAAAACTCTGGATAACAAGGATTAATGCAGCAGCAAGATTAAACGGCCTTTCTTACAGCCAGTTTATCCATGGGCTCAAGCTTGCAGGTGTTGACCTTAACAGAAAAGTACTTGCTGACATTGCTGTTACAGACCCAGAAGGATTTGCAAAATTAGCAGAAACAGCAAAATCAGCACTGGCATCAAAATAA
- a CDS encoding SGNH/GDSL hydrolase family protein, with product MQNKSIFLIFIVLMAAWLNIVYSWVVENSELDPLLPSNRCVQLAKIVLDDKKTVITKSNSDGKPEETTRMKAYSNIELNLNLSDILNIDIRPESKRFLDGILVVGDSLGEGLYLEYIKHIRKEHCFKHIKFFVAHSTTTYKWMSDKDFLRELKKPKYKLLLVVLGANQWKMDRVSMLVSVKKFYKKIHKINPNIDIYWVVPAVKNENLKQVIEGIIGKDRTIAMDEFIDEIPLKKDKIHPSIKKGGYKVLWEKILNRLKSRWEIVCKN from the coding sequence ATGCAAAATAAAAGTATTTTCCTTATTTTCATTGTGCTGATGGCAGCATGGCTTAATATTGTTTATTCATGGGTTGTAGAAAATTCTGAATTAGACCCTCTTCTACCATCAAACAGGTGTGTCCAGCTGGCTAAAATCGTATTGGATGATAAAAAGACTGTGATAACAAAATCAAACTCTGACGGAAAACCTGAAGAAACAACCAGAATGAAAGCTTATAGTAATATTGAACTAAATCTGAATTTGTCTGACATTCTAAATATTGATATCCGACCAGAAAGTAAGAGATTTCTGGATGGTATTCTTGTTGTTGGTGATTCACTTGGGGAGGGTCTTTATCTTGAGTATATAAAGCATATAAGGAAGGAACATTGTTTCAAACATATCAAATTTTTCGTTGCCCATTCCACAACCACATATAAATGGATGTCTGATAAGGATTTCCTTAGAGAGCTAAAAAAACCTAAGTATAAATTACTTCTTGTTGTTCTTGGGGCTAACCAGTGGAAAATGGACAGAGTTAGCATGCTTGTGTCAGTTAAAAAGTTCTATAAAAAAATACACAAAATTAATCCAAATATAGATATATACTGGGTTGTTCCTGCTGTAAAAAATGAAAATTTGAAACAGGTAATTGAGGGTATTATCGGAAAAGATAGAACTATTGCAATGGATGAGTTCATAGATGAAATACCTCTTAAAAAGGATAAAATACACCCTTCCATTAAAAAAGGTGGTTATAAGGTACTCTGGGAAAAAATACTTAATAGACTTAAGAGCAGATGGGAAATAGTATGCAAGAATTGA
- the ruvC gene encoding crossover junction endodeoxyribonuclease RuvC: protein MIKVLGIDPGNYSTGFSILIGKGNNFKVEHSGTIKSRKRPDNLQNIFNSLQEIIDNHSPDEIALEAAFYGKNPQSLIRLGEVRGIILLISSINNIQLFEYTPQQVKNAITGYGWSKKEEVSLMVEKILGVKTQTHDEADAIAVAFCHLLSRGK from the coding sequence ATGATAAAAGTTCTTGGCATAGACCCGGGGAATTATTCCACCGGGTTTTCTATTTTGATAGGCAAAGGAAACAATTTTAAGGTTGAACATTCAGGAACAATAAAATCCAGAAAAAGACCTGACAATCTTCAAAATATATTTAATAGCTTGCAGGAAATTATTGATAACCATTCTCCAGATGAGATAGCCCTTGAAGCTGCATTTTATGGAAAAAATCCCCAGTCATTAATCAGACTTGGGGAGGTAAGAGGTATAATTCTTTTAATCTCTTCAATAAATAATATCCAGTTGTTTGAATATACACCCCAGCAGGTAAAAAATGCCATTACTGGATATGGCTGGTCTAAAAAAGAGGAAGTTTCCCTGATGGTAGAGAAAATTCTGGGGGTCAAAACCCAGACACATGATGAAGCTGATGCCATTGCCGTTGCATTTTGTCATCTTTTATCAAGGGGGAAATAA
- a CDS encoding MBOAT family O-acyltransferase, whose product MGNSMQELITGCIDHLRIGNFLFFLLLPLLFLLSYFFSRQGITGYKLFQVFIGFIYYLLILKGNLPALFIFLNLIAVNYLLLRNMDLFDNNPSIHKAILIVAIVINLIPLIMMKDYLPFLKTEPNYFIQIVGLSYFSLNTISMFVDFYKGKFTKFSLIDFLLYSIYFPKIFAGPLVRYKEFIRQVNWNYRNKTFNDLNFGIFLLALGIIKKWFADYLFQYSSAVFSNPAGFGGEELFMNIYVYTAYIFLDFSGYTDLARGTSLLMGINLPENFRSPYLSKSFREFWRRWHITLYQWIRDYVYIDLLGGNRKGKIRTYINILIAFILSGIWHGNYFNYIIWGFSHGLGVIFTRDLKEDSKIKRYLMWFLTFNLIAVLWIVFAITDISTLKDYFVTMITGFNPVGLASFIVFRTDIIIPLILGFGIAFVDSWLKEKFIVNLPPYRFYVISSILFLIAIFLLNYKVAVSPFLYESF is encoded by the coding sequence ATGGGAAATAGTATGCAAGAATTGATAACAGGATGTATTGACCATCTAAGGATTGGTAATTTTCTGTTTTTTTTGCTACTTCCCCTGTTATTTTTATTAAGTTATTTTTTTTCCCGACAGGGCATTACAGGTTATAAACTTTTTCAGGTTTTTATTGGATTTATTTATTATCTTCTGATTTTAAAAGGTAATCTGCCTGCACTTTTTATATTTTTGAACCTTATTGCTGTTAACTACCTACTGCTCAGGAATATGGATTTATTTGATAATAACCCCTCTATCCATAAAGCTATTTTGATTGTTGCTATTGTTATAAATCTTATTCCTCTAATTATGATGAAAGATTATCTACCTTTTCTAAAAACAGAGCCTAACTATTTTATACAGATAGTAGGACTTTCTTATTTTTCCTTGAATACTATTTCGATGTTCGTTGATTTTTATAAAGGAAAATTCACAAAATTTTCCCTGATAGATTTCCTGCTTTATTCCATATATTTTCCTAAGATATTCGCAGGGCCCCTTGTTAGATATAAAGAATTTATCAGGCAGGTTAACTGGAATTACAGGAATAAAACATTTAATGACCTGAATTTTGGTATATTTTTACTGGCACTGGGGATTATCAAAAAATGGTTTGCTGATTATCTGTTCCAGTATTCCTCGGCTGTATTTTCAAATCCTGCAGGTTTTGGCGGTGAGGAGTTATTTATGAATATTTATGTTTATACAGCTTATATATTTCTGGATTTTTCAGGGTATACAGATTTAGCAAGGGGAACCTCTCTGCTTATGGGAATTAATCTCCCTGAGAATTTCAGGTCGCCATATCTGTCTAAAAGTTTCAGAGAGTTCTGGAGAAGATGGCATATCACACTTTATCAATGGATAAGGGATTATGTTTATATTGATTTATTAGGTGGAAATAGAAAAGGAAAAATCAGAACATATATCAATATACTGATTGCCTTTATCCTGAGCGGAATATGGCATGGGAATTATTTTAACTATATTATCTGGGGATTTTCCCATGGGCTTGGTGTAATTTTTACAAGAGATTTAAAGGAAGATAGCAAAATAAAAAGATATTTAATGTGGTTTTTGACGTTTAATCTAATTGCTGTTTTGTGGATTGTGTTTGCAATTACAGATATCTCCACTTTAAAGGATTATTTTGTAACAATGATTACAGGCTTTAATCCTGTAGGGCTGGCTTCTTTTATTGTTTTCAGAACAGATATTATAATTCCATTAATTCTTGGATTTGGAATAGCCTTTGTAGATAGCTGGCTAAAGGAGAAGTTTATTGTAAATCTTCCTCCATATAGATTTTATGTAATATCTTCTATTTTGTTTTTGATAGCTATCTTCTTACTTAACTATAAGGTTGCTGTTTCACCGTTTTTATATGAAAGCTTTTAA
- the ispH gene encoding 4-hydroxy-3-methylbut-2-enyl diphosphate reductase, whose product MANIKVAETAGFCFGVKIAVDSAIEAGKKYGKAYTNGPIIHNKQVVQFLESLNVRELGSYDELKAGDTILIRSHGVPPSTERKLQELGVNVIDATCPFVKKVHEKVRQLVEEGYYVVIIGEEGHPEVIGILGHLEEVGGKGIVVENMEDLIRKFPKRNKVGVVAQTTQNEEFFEEAVGYIASNVEELKVFNTICDATSVRQEEVKKLAKEVDVMIIIGGKHSGNTRRLAQISKALNPNTYHVEKADELQPEWFENAENIGVSAGASTPDWIIKEVVEKIQEITK is encoded by the coding sequence ATGGCTAACATAAAAGTTGCAGAAACAGCAGGATTTTGTTTTGGGGTTAAGATAGCCGTTGATAGTGCTATTGAGGCAGGAAAAAAATATGGTAAAGCATACACAAATGGTCCAATAATCCATAACAAACAGGTTGTCCAGTTTCTTGAAAGCCTGAATGTGAGAGAGCTTGGCAGCTATGATGAATTAAAGGCAGGGGATACAATTCTAATTCGTTCCCATGGTGTTCCACCTTCTACAGAAAGAAAACTACAGGAGCTGGGTGTCAATGTTATTGATGCCACCTGTCCATTTGTTAAAAAAGTCCATGAAAAGGTTCGTCAGCTTGTTGAGGAAGGATATTATGTGGTTATTATTGGAGAGGAAGGACACCCTGAAGTTATCGGAATTCTTGGGCATCTTGAAGAGGTTGGAGGAAAAGGAATTGTTGTAGAAAATATGGAAGACCTTATTAGAAAATTTCCCAAAAGAAATAAAGTCGGTGTTGTAGCCCAGACAACCCAGAATGAAGAATTCTTTGAAGAAGCCGTTGGATATATAGCTTCAAATGTTGAAGAGCTCAAGGTGTTCAATACAATATGCGATGCTACATCTGTCCGTCAGGAAGAGGTAAAAAAACTGGCAAAAGAAGTTGATGTAATGATTATTATTGGTGGAAAACATAGTGGAAATACCAGAAGACTTGCCCAGATATCAAAAGCCCTTAATCCAAACACATATCATGTAGAAAAAGCAGATGAACTTCAACCAGAATGGTTTGAAAATGCTGAAAATATAGGAGTATCAGCAGGAGCATCCACTCCAGACTGGATAATAAAGGAAGTTGTTGAGAAAATTCAGGAAATTACGAAATAG
- the pheS gene encoding phenylalanine--tRNA ligase subunit alpha: protein MSLKEDIKSLGEEAKALIQKATDLKQLNDIRVEFLGKKGKLKNILKTLGKLSPEERKEIGQLANKIKEELEQLLKSQEKALKQKALEEELRKEKIDITLPVSWIDIGSSHPVISTLIEISEIFISMGFSVAEGPEVEKEEYNFDMLNIPKDHPARDMQDTFFLNNGDILRTHTSPVQVRTMLTRKPPIAIIAPGRVYRKDADPTHSPMFHQIEGLLVDENVTFRDLKGILKIFLEFVFGKDVGIRFRPSYFPFTEPSAEVDISCTVCGGKGCRVCKGTGWLEILGCGMVDPNVFKAVGIDPDKYSGFAFGLGIERIAMLKYRITDIRLLFENNMRFNHQFKGIR, encoded by the coding sequence TTGAGCCTAAAAGAAGATATTAAAAGCTTAGGAGAAGAGGCAAAAGCCCTTATCCAGAAGGCAACTGACCTGAAGCAGCTCAATGATATAAGGGTAGAGTTTTTAGGCAAAAAAGGTAAGCTAAAAAATATCCTGAAAACTCTGGGGAAACTATCCCCTGAAGAAAGAAAAGAGATAGGTCAGCTTGCCAATAAAATAAAAGAAGAGTTAGAACAGCTTCTAAAATCTCAGGAAAAAGCTTTAAAGCAAAAAGCTTTAGAGGAAGAACTTCGTAAAGAAAAGATTGATATCACTCTTCCAGTTAGCTGGATAGATATTGGTTCTTCCCATCCTGTTATCTCAACATTGATTGAGATTTCGGAAATCTTTATATCTATGGGCTTTTCTGTTGCAGAAGGCCCAGAAGTTGAGAAGGAAGAGTATAACTTCGATATGCTAAATATCCCTAAAGACCATCCGGCCAGGGATATGCAGGATACATTTTTCCTGAACAATGGGGATATTTTAAGAACTCATACATCTCCAGTTCAGGTTAGAACAATGCTTACCAGAAAACCACCAATTGCAATAATTGCACCTGGCCGTGTTTACAGAAAAGATGCAGACCCAACCCACTCACCTATGTTCCATCAGATTGAAGGCTTGCTTGTTGATGAAAATGTAACATTTAGAGACCTGAAAGGTATTCTGAAAATATTTTTAGAATTTGTATTCGGCAAAGACGTAGGCATAAGGTTCAGACCAAGCTATTTCCCATTTACCGAGCCTTCAGCAGAAGTTGATATAAGCTGTACAGTTTGCGGTGGAAAAGGATGTAGAGTTTGCAAAGGAACTGGATGGCTTGAGATACTCGGCTGTGGGATGGTTGACCCTAATGTATTCAAGGCAGTGGGAATTGACCCTGACAAATACTCAGGATTTGCTTTCGGGCTTGGTATAGAAAGGATTGCTATGCTCAAATACAGAATTACCGATATCAGACTACTATTTGAAAACAACATGAGATTTAACCATCAGTTCAAGGGGATAAGATGA
- the rdgB gene encoding RdgB/HAM1 family non-canonical purine NTP pyrophosphatase: protein MIDKVLVATTNKGKLREFRQLLSKYGIQVLSLEDMPEKIEVEEDKETFLENAIKKAREYAQFYKIPVIAEDAGLEVKALNGYPGVYSARFYDIEFGGKQPLEENKDKTNIKKLLRLMEGVEDREARFVSVVVFYNPEDFGLWTEGYCYGKITDKPIGDKGFGYDPIFIPEGYSVTMAQLTPEEKNKISHRGKAVRKLVEKLQKLL from the coding sequence ATGATTGACAAAGTTCTGGTAGCAACAACGAATAAAGGAAAATTAAGGGAGTTTAGACAACTTTTATCAAAATATGGAATACAGGTTTTATCCCTTGAAGACATGCCTGAAAAAATAGAGGTTGAGGAAGACAAAGAAACTTTTCTGGAAAATGCTATAAAAAAAGCCAGAGAGTATGCCCAATTTTACAAAATACCTGTTATTGCTGAAGATGCAGGCTTAGAGGTAAAAGCTTTAAATGGATATCCAGGTGTTTACTCTGCAAGATTTTATGATATTGAGTTTGGTGGTAAACAGCCTTTAGAGGAAAATAAGGATAAAACCAATATTAAAAAACTCCTTAGACTTATGGAAGGAGTTGAGGATAGAGAGGCCAGATTTGTCAGTGTTGTTGTTTTTTATAATCCAGAAGATTTTGGCCTGTGGACAGAAGGATACTGCTATGGGAAAATAACGGATAAGCCTATTGGAGATAAAGGCTTTGGATATGACCCGATTTTTATTCCTGAAGGATATTCTGTAACAATGGCACAGCTTACCCCTGAAGAAAAAAACAAAATATCCCATAGAGGAAAGGCAGTTAGAAAATTAGTGGAAAAATTGCAGAAACTCCTTTAA
- a CDS encoding endonuclease MJ1434 — MENKIFTIYKKLLKAFGYQNWWPVHQGVDRFLEVSIGAILTQNTNWSNVEKAIENLIKENLLEWDVLTDVETKKLEKLIKPAGFYRQKAGYIKNFVNAVKNKPREDITRDFLLSLKGIGEETADSILLYGLDRPYFVVDAYTKRLFYRAGIINSSKIKYPQLQKLITDNIPQDLEIYKEYHALIVELGKNYCKKKPVCGNCPIKNICQQNLK, encoded by the coding sequence ATGGAAAACAAAATTTTTACTATTTATAAAAAACTTTTAAAGGCTTTCGGTTATCAGAACTGGTGGCCTGTTCATCAAGGTGTAGATAGATTTCTTGAAGTTTCCATTGGAGCAATTCTGACCCAGAATACAAACTGGTCAAATGTTGAAAAAGCTATTGAAAATTTGATAAAGGAAAATCTGCTTGAATGGGATGTCCTTACAGATGTGGAAACAAAAAAACTTGAAAAACTAATAAAACCGGCAGGATTTTACAGACAAAAAGCAGGATATATCAAAAATTTTGTGAATGCGGTAAAAAATAAACCAAGGGAGGATATAACAAGGGATTTTTTATTATCCCTAAAGGGTATAGGGGAAGAAACTGCAGACAGTATCCTCCTTTATGGACTTGATAGACCTTATTTTGTGGTTGATGCATATACAAAAAGGTTATTTTATCGTGCTGGTATTATAAATAGCTCAAAAATTAAATATCCTCAGCTACAAAAATTAATAACAGATAATATTCCTCAAGATTTAGAAATCTACAAAGAATATCATGCCCTGATAGTTGAACTTGGGAAGAATTATTGCAAGAAAAAACCTGTATGTGGAAACTGCCCTATAAAGAATATCTGCCAGCAGAATTTGAAATAA